In Pelomonas sp. SE-A7, one genomic interval encodes:
- a CDS encoding transporter substrate-binding domain-containing protein, which produces MKPSCCRLLATLGGLLGLALAGTSRAQPPASAPALPVLHMLVDNTAEMPQALMEQERLVDGIHRDVGLALAVRLGREVRFRVLPRKRLADELVAGSQADIVCGYLPDWLPGALDWSRPFLPDEQLLLTSRVAPFPRQLEELKGQRIGTVLGFVYPELQQILGSSFVRDDAPDASANLRKLAVGRVRYAVAGRLQLDYQLRLGSYQLSLYRPQVISSYQSQCALSRRSTLTLAELNKAITALQADGGLQRILAKYR; this is translated from the coding sequence ATGAAACCGAGCTGCTGCCGTTTGCTGGCAACGCTGGGCGGGCTGCTCGGCCTGGCCCTGGCTGGCACGAGCCGGGCGCAGCCGCCGGCCTCGGCGCCGGCACTGCCGGTGCTGCACATGCTGGTCGACAACACGGCCGAGATGCCGCAGGCCCTGATGGAGCAGGAGCGCCTGGTCGACGGCATCCACCGCGACGTGGGTCTGGCCCTGGCTGTGCGGCTGGGGCGCGAGGTGCGGTTTCGGGTCCTGCCGCGCAAGCGCCTGGCCGATGAGCTGGTGGCCGGCAGTCAGGCCGACATCGTCTGCGGCTACTTGCCCGACTGGCTGCCCGGCGCGCTCGACTGGAGCCGCCCCTTCCTGCCCGACGAGCAATTGCTGCTGACCAGCCGGGTCGCGCCGTTCCCGCGCCAGCTCGAAGAGCTGAAAGGCCAGCGGATCGGCACCGTGCTGGGCTTCGTCTATCCGGAACTGCAGCAGATCCTGGGTAGCAGCTTCGTCCGCGACGACGCTCCCGACGCCTCCGCGAACCTGCGCAAGCTGGCCGTGGGCCGGGTGCGCTATGCGGTGGCGGGCCGCCTGCAGCTGGACTACCAGCTGCGCCTGGGCAGCTACCAGCTGAGCCTCTACCGGCCTCAGGTGATTTCCAGCTACCAGAGCCAGTGCGCGCTGTCTCGCCGCAGCACTCTCACGCTGGCCGAGCTGAACAAGGCGATCACGGCACTGCAGGCCGATGGCGGCCTGCAGCGCATCCTCGCGAAATACCGCTGA
- a CDS encoding thiosulfate oxidation carrier complex protein SoxZ has product MARALITLPPEPPRAGEAFEVRCLIAHAMETGFRRGDEGALLARNILRRFECRLDGELLFAADLHPAVSANPYLAFWLQIQRGGELSFEWRGDQGFQHRETRRLQLR; this is encoded by the coding sequence ATGGCCCGCGCCCTGATCACGCTGCCGCCCGAGCCGCCACGCGCCGGCGAAGCCTTCGAGGTCCGCTGCCTGATCGCCCATGCGATGGAGACCGGCTTCAGGCGCGGCGACGAAGGTGCCCTGCTGGCACGCAATATCCTGCGCCGCTTCGAATGCCGGCTGGACGGCGAGCTGCTGTTCGCGGCCGACCTGCATCCCGCGGTCTCGGCCAATCCCTACCTGGCCTTCTGGCTGCAGATTCAGCGCGGCGGCGAGCTCAGCTTCGAATGGCGCGGCGACCAGGGATTCCAGCACCGCGAGACGCGGCGGCTTCAGCTGCGATGA
- the soxA gene encoding sulfur oxidation c-type cytochrome SoxA, whose protein sequence is MKVLLLAMLCGAAMAADSGLQQLSPALQAMQRDDSQNPGMLWAQQGRELWTQAPANAQACAGCHGAPGALAGAAARYPRFDAGKPLTLAAQIERCRSKRQGQVLREDELLALETLVALQSRGQPLKADTALADWQRRGEQLYRQRIGQLNLSCAQCHDDNAGRRLGGALIPPGHVAAYPQYRLEWQALGGLSRRLRNCQVGVRAEPLQGDELLALQAYLAKRSTGLPLEAPAVRP, encoded by the coding sequence ATGAAAGTGCTGCTGCTGGCCATGCTGTGCGGCGCCGCCATGGCGGCGGACTCCGGCCTGCAGCAGCTCAGCCCGGCCCTGCAGGCCATGCAGCGCGACGACAGCCAGAACCCCGGCATGTTGTGGGCCCAGCAGGGCCGCGAGCTGTGGACTCAGGCGCCCGCCAACGCACAGGCCTGCGCCGGCTGCCACGGCGCACCGGGCGCCCTGGCTGGCGCGGCGGCGCGCTACCCGCGGTTCGACGCCGGCAAGCCCCTGACGCTGGCTGCCCAGATCGAGCGCTGCCGCAGCAAGCGCCAGGGCCAGGTCTTGCGCGAGGACGAGCTGCTGGCGCTGGAGACCCTGGTGGCCCTGCAGTCGCGCGGCCAGCCGCTCAAGGCCGATACGGCGCTGGCGGACTGGCAGCGGCGCGGCGAGCAGCTCTACCGCCAGCGTATCGGCCAGCTCAATCTGTCCTGTGCCCAATGCCATGACGACAATGCCGGCCGGCGCCTGGGCGGTGCGCTGATACCGCCCGGCCATGTGGCGGCCTATCCGCAGTACCGGCTGGAATGGCAGGCCCTGGGCGGCCTCAGTCGCCGGCTGCGCAACTGCCAGGTCGGTGTGCGCGCCGAGCCGCTGCAGGGCGACGAGCTGCTGGCCTTGCAGGCTTATCTGGCCAAGCGCAGCACCGGCCTGCCGCTGGAAGCACCGGCAGTGCGACCTTAG
- a CDS encoding molybdopterin cofactor-binding domain-containing protein, producing MSTVTTRREFLLTSGAATAGGLLVGFQVPGLAQPVQPDELNAWVVVKPDDTIVIRIARSEMGQGTLTGLAQLVAEEMECDWNQVTTEYPTPGQSLARKRPWGSFSTGGSRGIRESQDYVRKGGAAARMLLVQAAANEWKVEAADCQAREGVVVHKPSGRGLRYGQLAAAAAQLPAPTEIPLKDPKSWRLAGRPMRRLDTKAKLNGSQVYGMDLKLHGMLNAAIKDCPVFGGKLRSFDATAVLQRPGVKKVLKVGDTAVAVVADTWWRAKTALDLLPIEWAEGPNAGLDSAQIAATLKAGLEASDAVVGSSKGDARAAIAASSRRVEAVYGYPYQNHACMEVMNATARWTPERCEVWTPTQSGEAALAATSEAAGLPATACEVYKLHLGGGFGRRGATQDWVTQVVKIAREFPGTPVKLIWSREEDMQHGRYHPVTQCKLSAGLDAEGRVTGLHMRISGQSIVAGLFPQNIREGKDPAVFQGLNDGGAEGALGYKLPALLIDHAMRNPPVPPGFWRGVNLNQNAVYLECFIDEVAHAAKRDPLALRRELLAGSPRHLAVLNAVAERAGWGKQAPKGRYRGLAQIQGFGSYVAACAEVSVSKKGQLKIHKITAATDPGHAVNPQQIAAQVEGSFVYGLSAALFGECTLKNGRIEQSNFHDYPVMKMADCPAVETVLVPSGGFWGGVGEPTIAVAAPAVLNAIFAATGKRIRELPLSKHSLAT from the coding sequence ATGAGCACGGTCACCACGCGACGCGAGTTCCTGCTGACCAGCGGAGCGGCTACGGCCGGCGGCCTGCTGGTCGGCTTTCAGGTGCCAGGTCTTGCCCAGCCGGTGCAGCCGGACGAGCTCAATGCCTGGGTCGTGGTCAAACCCGACGATACGATCGTGATCCGCATCGCTCGCTCCGAGATGGGCCAGGGCACGCTGACCGGCCTGGCCCAGCTGGTGGCCGAGGAGATGGAGTGCGACTGGAACCAGGTCACGACCGAATACCCGACGCCGGGCCAGAGCCTGGCGCGCAAGCGGCCCTGGGGCAGCTTCTCCACCGGCGGCAGCCGCGGCATCCGCGAATCGCAGGACTATGTGCGCAAGGGCGGGGCGGCGGCGCGGATGCTGCTGGTGCAGGCGGCGGCGAATGAATGGAAGGTCGAGGCAGCCGACTGCCAGGCGCGCGAGGGCGTGGTCGTCCACAAGCCCAGCGGCCGTGGCCTGCGCTACGGCCAGTTGGCGGCCGCGGCTGCGCAGTTGCCGGCACCGACCGAGATACCGCTCAAGGACCCCAAGAGCTGGCGCCTGGCCGGCCGTCCCATGCGCCGGCTCGACACCAAGGCCAAACTGAATGGCAGCCAGGTCTATGGCATGGACCTGAAGCTGCACGGAATGTTGAACGCAGCCATCAAGGACTGCCCGGTGTTCGGCGGCAAGCTCAGGTCCTTCGATGCGACGGCCGTGCTGCAGCGGCCCGGCGTCAAGAAGGTGCTCAAGGTCGGCGACACGGCCGTGGCCGTGGTGGCCGACACCTGGTGGCGGGCCAAGACCGCGCTGGATCTGCTGCCCATCGAATGGGCCGAGGGCCCCAATGCCGGCCTGGACAGCGCCCAGATCGCTGCCACGCTGAAGGCCGGCCTGGAAGCCAGCGATGCCGTCGTCGGCAGCAGCAAGGGCGATGCGCGAGCCGCCATCGCGGCCAGCAGCCGGCGGGTCGAGGCGGTTTACGGCTATCCGTACCAGAACCATGCCTGCATGGAGGTGATGAACGCCACGGCGCGCTGGACCCCGGAGCGCTGCGAGGTCTGGACCCCGACCCAGAGCGGCGAGGCCGCCCTGGCCGCCACGTCTGAGGCTGCCGGCCTGCCGGCCACGGCCTGCGAGGTCTACAAGCTGCACCTCGGCGGCGGCTTCGGCCGGCGTGGCGCGACCCAGGACTGGGTCACCCAGGTTGTGAAGATTGCCAGGGAATTCCCCGGCACGCCGGTCAAGCTGATCTGGAGCCGCGAGGAGGACATGCAGCATGGCCGCTACCACCCGGTCACCCAGTGCAAGCTCAGCGCCGGCCTGGATGCCGAGGGCCGCGTCACCGGGCTGCACATGCGGATCTCGGGCCAGTCCATCGTGGCCGGCCTGTTCCCGCAGAACATCCGCGAGGGCAAGGACCCGGCGGTGTTCCAGGGCCTCAACGATGGTGGCGCCGAAGGCGCGCTGGGCTACAAGCTGCCGGCCCTGCTGATCGACCATGCGATGCGCAACCCGCCGGTGCCGCCAGGCTTCTGGCGCGGCGTCAACCTGAACCAGAACGCGGTCTACCTGGAATGCTTCATCGACGAAGTGGCGCATGCCGCCAAGCGCGATCCGCTGGCCCTGCGCCGCGAATTGCTCGCCGGTTCGCCTCGCCATCTGGCGGTTCTCAACGCCGTGGCCGAGCGCGCCGGCTGGGGCAAGCAGGCGCCCAAGGGACGCTACCGCGGCCTGGCCCAGATCCAGGGCTTCGGCAGCTATGTGGCGGCCTGCGCCGAGGTCTCGGTCAGCAAGAAGGGCCAGCTGAAGATCCACAAGATCACCGCCGCCACCGACCCCGGCCATGCGGTCAATCCGCAGCAGATCGCGGCCCAGGTCGAGGGCTCCTTCGTCTATGGCCTGTCGGCCGCGCTGTTCGGCGAATGCACGCTGAAGAACGGCCGCATCGAGCAGAGCAACTTCCATGACTACCCGGTCATGAAGATGGCCGACTGCCCGGCGGTTGAGACCGTGCTGGTGCCCTCGGGCGGTTTCTGGGGCGGCGTGGGCGAGCCCACCATCGCGGTGGCGGCGCCGGCCGTGCTGAACGCGATCTTTGCGGCCACCGGCAAGCGCATCCGCGAGTTGCCGCTGAGCAAGCACAGCCTGGCCACATGA
- a CDS encoding thiosulfate oxidation carrier protein SoxY, with protein sequence MKRRHLLAATLAVGLPSAWADQAELRAAILAFTGGIEPQPGRVAIEIEPLIENGNAVPVMLSVDGVGIQRLALFSELNPLREVVQFEFGPGALPRASTRIRLATSQQLVAVARAADGRCWQASVEVLVTLAACIEG encoded by the coding sequence ATGAAGCGCCGCCACCTGCTCGCAGCGACCTTGGCCGTAGGCCTGCCCAGCGCCTGGGCCGACCAGGCCGAGCTGCGGGCCGCCATCCTCGCGTTCACCGGCGGCATCGAGCCTCAGCCCGGCCGAGTGGCGATAGAGATCGAGCCGCTGATAGAGAACGGCAACGCCGTGCCGGTGATGCTGTCGGTCGATGGAGTCGGCATCCAGCGCCTGGCCCTGTTCAGCGAACTCAATCCGCTGCGCGAGGTCGTGCAGTTCGAGTTCGGGCCAGGCGCCTTGCCGCGGGCCTCGACCCGCATCCGCCTGGCCACCAGCCAGCAGCTGGTGGCCGTGGCCCGCGCGGCCGACGGGCGCTGCTGGCAGGCCTCGGTCGAGGTGCTGGTCACGCTGGCCGCCTGCATCGAGGGCTGA
- a CDS encoding GGDEF domain-containing protein — MSAAIDETRMRLLRTSLSVLLAGSLIFGASMWWQGQLPTSRLLGPGLLALLSVVSLVHLRRRQPLHTLGLLACGGWAIATLMGFRVEGVRTPILLAYPLIVIFTGWLLGAAWAKVFTGASALALLAMAGAEAMGWLKPMAPIPSFTLALAQCLILAVALTLTLNLLKVFQERMDEALRLGRLAEQNLATVRTRELELQRLVEAMPALICQFDAELRCVLANRHFARFFGPSDEELNRRPLQEVFGPNAFDELRPLLQRALTGESLRHQARFGLGEGQAEHVFEIAMVPRRLEGHSDGGYALLHDVTERERSAERLRQLVSQDSLTGIGNRTHLMDRLGQALKRSARRPQCFALMVLDLDGFKAVNDSHGHERGDQLLQQVARTLAETLRADDTVARLGGDEFVLLAENLHSPEDALLIAAKVVERIARLASPDAPISASLGLALHPQQGAVAEELIRKADVALYKAKAAGRNQWRLAD; from the coding sequence ATGTCTGCTGCGATAGACGAGACCCGCATGCGCCTGCTGCGCACCTCGCTGAGCGTGTTGCTGGCCGGCAGTCTGATCTTCGGCGCCAGCATGTGGTGGCAGGGCCAGTTGCCCACCAGCCGCCTGCTGGGCCCGGGCCTGCTGGCCCTGCTCAGCGTCGTCAGCCTGGTCCACCTGCGCCGCCGCCAGCCGCTGCACACGCTGGGTTTGCTGGCCTGTGGCGGCTGGGCCATCGCCACGCTGATGGGCTTCCGGGTGGAGGGCGTGCGCACGCCCATCCTGCTGGCCTATCCGCTGATCGTGATCTTCACCGGCTGGCTGCTGGGCGCGGCCTGGGCCAAGGTCTTCACCGGGGCCTCGGCCCTGGCCCTGCTGGCCATGGCCGGCGCCGAAGCGATGGGCTGGCTCAAGCCCATGGCGCCCATCCCCTCGTTCACGCTGGCCCTGGCCCAATGCCTGATCCTGGCCGTGGCGCTGACGCTGACGCTGAACCTGCTCAAGGTCTTCCAGGAACGCATGGACGAGGCGCTGCGCCTGGGCCGCCTGGCCGAGCAGAACCTGGCCACGGTGCGCACCCGCGAGCTGGAGCTGCAGCGCCTGGTCGAGGCCATGCCGGCCCTGATCTGCCAGTTCGATGCCGAGCTGCGCTGCGTGCTGGCCAACCGGCATTTCGCCCGCTTCTTCGGCCCCAGCGACGAGGAGCTGAACCGCCGGCCGCTGCAGGAGGTGTTCGGCCCCAATGCCTTCGACGAGCTGCGCCCGCTGCTGCAGCGCGCCCTGACCGGCGAGAGCCTGCGCCACCAGGCCCGCTTCGGCCTGGGCGAGGGCCAGGCCGAGCATGTGTTCGAGATCGCCATGGTGCCGCGCCGGCTCGAGGGCCATTCCGACGGCGGCTATGCCCTGCTGCATGACGTGACCGAGCGCGAGCGCAGCGCCGAGCGGCTGCGCCAGCTGGTCAGCCAGGATTCGCTGACCGGCATTGGCAACCGTACCCATCTGATGGACCGCCTGGGCCAGGCGCTCAAGCGCAGCGCGCGGCGGCCCCAGTGCTTCGCCCTGATGGTGCTGGACCTGGACGGCTTCAAGGCGGTCAACGACAGCCATGGCCATGAGCGCGGCGACCAGCTCTTGCAGCAGGTGGCCCGCACGCTGGCCGAGACGCTGCGCGCCGACGACACGGTGGCTCGGCTGGGTGGCGACGAGTTCGTGCTGCTGGCCGAGAACCTGCACAGCCCCGAGGATGCGCTGCTGATCGCCGCCAAGGTGGTCGAGCGCATCGCCCGGCTGGCCAGCCCGGATGCGCCCATCAGCGCCAGCCTGGGCCTGGCCCTGCATCCGCAGCAGGGCGCCGTGGCCGAGGAGCTGATACGCAAGGCCGACGTGGCGCTCTACAAGGCCAAGGCGGCCGGGCGCAACCAGTGGCGCCTGGCTGACTAA
- a CDS encoding GGDEF domain-containing protein, with product MLHESTLLLVEVLFTLLTTGLLVIAALMIGRHAELRSWALGNVVACLGLAVGIQTGLPVFFHAVLGYGFMGLGQALVWRGLRRFCGLELSRISIAAITLAAMALPAYFVWAEPSLNGRLIVTGFGFGLLSLVCAVTLVQGVRDRIRPVMWVSAGGFVVLGLVLMMRALWLLLFGSEQADQELVMNATLFMIPPAQVCIAFGLVLMITRRYAEELRRLSLTDRVTGAYNRAGLDSLGQRMLQRARRSGRGVVLVLIEVDHFDHITSNFGPGAGDEVLRQLATLLLAQLRPGDMVVRYGGEEFLVLLDGVDAGIAAKVCERVRKQVVESRIQLPNAELNYTTSLGLAGSEARGHELERLVESADAALQKAKLDGGNRVLAG from the coding sequence ATGCTCCACGAATCGACGCTGCTGCTGGTTGAAGTCCTGTTCACCTTGCTGACCACCGGCTTGCTGGTGATCGCCGCCCTGATGATCGGGCGCCATGCCGAACTGCGCAGTTGGGCCCTGGGCAACGTGGTGGCCTGCCTCGGTCTGGCCGTGGGCATACAGACCGGCCTGCCGGTGTTCTTCCATGCGGTGCTGGGCTATGGCTTCATGGGCCTGGGCCAGGCCCTGGTCTGGCGTGGCCTGCGGCGCTTCTGCGGGCTGGAGCTGTCGCGCATTTCCATTGCCGCCATCACCCTTGCCGCCATGGCGCTGCCGGCCTATTTCGTCTGGGCCGAGCCCAGCCTGAACGGACGGCTGATCGTCACCGGCTTCGGCTTCGGCCTGCTGTCCCTGGTCTGCGCCGTCACCCTGGTCCAGGGCGTGCGCGACCGCATCCGGCCGGTGATGTGGGTCAGCGCCGGCGGCTTCGTCGTGCTGGGCCTGGTGCTGATGATGCGGGCCTTGTGGCTGCTGCTGTTCGGCAGCGAGCAGGCCGACCAGGAACTGGTGATGAACGCCACGCTGTTCATGATCCCGCCAGCCCAGGTCTGCATCGCCTTCGGTCTGGTGTTGATGATCACGCGCCGCTATGCCGAGGAGCTGCGCCGGCTCTCGCTGACCGATCGCGTCACCGGCGCCTACAACCGCGCCGGCCTGGACAGCCTGGGCCAGCGCATGCTGCAACGGGCTCGCCGCTCGGGCCGCGGCGTGGTGCTGGTGCTGATCGAGGTCGATCATTTCGACCACATCACTTCCAACTTCGGACCGGGTGCCGGCGACGAGGTGCTGCGCCAGCTGGCCACCCTGCTGCTGGCCCAGCTGCGGCCCGGCGACATGGTGGTGCGCTACGGCGGCGAGGAATTCCTGGTGCTGCTGGACGGTGTCGATGCGGGCATCGCGGCCAAGGTCTGCGAGCGGGTCCGCAAGCAGGTGGTCGAGTCGCGCATCCAGCTGCCTAACGCCGAACTGAACTACACGACCAGCCTGGGCCTGGCCGGGTCCGAGGCCCGCGGTCATGAGCTTGAACGCCTGGTCGAAAGTGCCGATGCCGCCTTGCAAAAAGCCAAGCTGGATGGTGGGAATCGGGTGCTTGCCGGCTAG
- a CDS encoding serine hydrolase domain-containing protein — protein MVTRSSRLVCLLLALGSTAWAADPLPRAKPEAVGMSSERLAQIGTVLQAEIAKERMPGAVLAIARKGKLVHYQAYGYLDKAAGLPMPRDAIFSIASMTKPLVGAGVLQLMEEGRLQMSDPASRWFPTLAKLPVAVLKPDAAPDAPLETVAARRDMNIQDLLRHTSGLSYGNRNGSGVQRMLPPGNFPWAEPMTGAEFIERLSKAPLLHQPGTVWEYGFSTDVLGLVIEAETGQTLGAFLQQRLCKPLGMQDTGFVVPAAQAGRVAKVLAKEPGTGNPQNALDRTVPLKFECGGACAVSTAADMLRFGQMLLNRGQLGSARVLGSKTVDYMTADHLDPGIVNQVGKSDPSRAGYGFGLTMAVRTTAGGPQMLGSPGEFGWSGALGTNFWVDPKEQLVVVFMAATPGPIRWHYRRMISALVDAAIVD, from the coding sequence ATGGTGACTCGCTCATCTAGGCTCGTCTGCCTGCTGCTCGCCCTGGGCTCAACGGCCTGGGCGGCCGATCCCCTGCCCAGGGCCAAGCCCGAAGCGGTGGGCATGTCCTCGGAGCGACTGGCCCAGATAGGTACGGTGCTGCAAGCCGAGATCGCCAAGGAGCGCATGCCCGGCGCCGTGCTCGCCATCGCGCGCAAGGGCAAGCTGGTCCACTACCAGGCCTATGGCTACTTGGACAAGGCCGCCGGACTGCCCATGCCGCGGGATGCGATCTTCTCCATCGCCTCGATGACCAAGCCCCTGGTCGGCGCGGGCGTGCTGCAGCTGATGGAGGAAGGGCGTTTGCAGATGAGCGACCCGGCCAGCCGGTGGTTCCCGACACTGGCCAAGCTCCCGGTGGCGGTGCTCAAGCCCGATGCCGCACCGGACGCACCGCTAGAGACGGTCGCGGCGCGACGGGACATGAACATCCAGGATCTGCTGCGCCACACTTCGGGCCTGAGCTACGGGAATCGCAACGGATCGGGCGTGCAGAGGATGCTGCCGCCTGGCAACTTTCCATGGGCGGAGCCCATGACCGGCGCGGAGTTCATCGAACGCCTGTCCAAGGCACCGCTGCTGCACCAGCCGGGCACGGTCTGGGAATACGGCTTCTCGACCGACGTGCTGGGTCTGGTCATCGAGGCCGAGACAGGACAGACCCTGGGCGCGTTCCTGCAACAGCGCCTCTGCAAGCCGCTGGGCATGCAGGACACCGGCTTCGTGGTACCGGCCGCCCAGGCGGGCCGCGTCGCCAAGGTGCTGGCCAAGGAGCCGGGCACGGGCAATCCCCAGAATGCCCTGGACCGTACCGTCCCACTCAAGTTCGAATGCGGCGGGGCCTGCGCCGTGTCGACGGCGGCCGACATGCTGCGCTTCGGCCAGATGCTGCTGAACCGCGGCCAGCTGGGCAGCGCCCGCGTGCTGGGCAGCAAGACGGTCGACTACATGACGGCCGACCACCTGGACCCTGGCATCGTCAACCAGGTCGGGAAGTCCGACCCATCGCGCGCTGGCTATGGATTTGGCCTAACCATGGCGGTCCGCACCACAGCAGGCGGCCCGCAGATGCTGGGCTCGCCGGGCGAATTCGGCTGGTCCGGTGCATTGGGCACCAACTTCTGGGTCGATCCCAAGGAGCAGCTGGTGGTCGTCTTCATGGCCGCGACGCCCGGGCCGATACGCTGGCACTACCGGCGCATGATCAGCGCCCTGGTCGATGCCGCCATAGTCGACTAG
- a CDS encoding MATE family efflux transporter translates to MTQAQPRLVSLAWPLFLELCLGIAVGMLGTALAARVSDTGGAAFALANHVVAMLFILFRLIGAGISVVITQSLGGGRRDQADALARAALGASSWMGLFIALLTWLGAEGLLRLMNAPAEVLPLALPFMQVLAPALLLDAWNSSMASVMRAHLRTRDTLAVIVAMHASHLLLAWLLMPRLGLSGFAWAMLVSRVLGVALHLWLWRLRLDLVPRAADWWRLPRAELAAMLHIGLPGAAENIGYRLAFMVSVAVAGKLGASALATQAYTLQLMYFILLFGLATGFAAEIVVGHLIGAGELHQAHRLVRKALARGLAVSVLVALAAALAGPWLLRLFTSDPQIIATGSTLLWITVLLEPGRTFNLVVINALRAAGDARYPVMAGAASMLLVLAGGSWLLGWQFGLVGIWLAYAADEWVRGLLMWRRWARLDWVPHARATHRRLRRQ, encoded by the coding sequence ATGACGCAGGCCCAACCGCGCCTTGTTTCACTGGCTTGGCCACTTTTTCTCGAACTCTGCCTCGGCATTGCGGTCGGCATGCTTGGCACGGCCCTGGCCGCGCGCGTGTCGGACACCGGCGGTGCGGCATTCGCCCTGGCCAACCACGTGGTGGCCATGCTCTTCATCCTGTTCCGGCTGATAGGCGCCGGCATCAGCGTGGTGATCACGCAGAGCCTGGGCGGCGGCCGGCGCGACCAGGCCGACGCCCTGGCCCGCGCCGCCCTGGGTGCCAGCAGCTGGATGGGCCTGTTCATCGCCCTGCTGACCTGGCTGGGCGCCGAGGGCCTCCTGCGCCTGATGAATGCGCCGGCCGAGGTGCTGCCCCTGGCCCTGCCCTTCATGCAGGTGCTGGCGCCGGCCCTGCTGCTGGATGCCTGGAACTCATCGATGGCCAGCGTGATGCGCGCCCACCTGCGCACCCGTGACACCCTGGCCGTGATCGTGGCCATGCACGCCAGCCATCTGCTGCTGGCCTGGCTGCTGATGCCCAGGCTGGGCCTGAGCGGCTTCGCCTGGGCCATGCTGGTCAGCCGGGTGCTGGGCGTGGCCCTGCATCTGTGGCTGTGGAGGCTGCGCCTGGACCTGGTGCCGCGCGCCGCCGACTGGTGGCGGCTACCGCGCGCCGAGCTGGCCGCCATGCTGCACATAGGCCTGCCGGGCGCGGCCGAGAACATTGGCTATCGCCTGGCCTTCATGGTCAGCGTGGCGGTGGCCGGCAAGCTGGGCGCCAGCGCCCTGGCCACACAGGCCTACACGCTGCAGCTGATGTACTTCATCCTGCTGTTCGGGCTGGCCACCGGCTTCGCGGCCGAGATCGTGGTCGGCCACCTGATTGGCGCCGGCGAGCTGCACCAGGCGCACCGACTGGTCCGCAAAGCCCTGGCCCGTGGCCTGGCGGTCAGCGTGCTCGTCGCGCTGGCGGCGGCACTGGCCGGACCCTGGCTGCTCCGCCTGTTCACCAGCGACCCGCAGATCATCGCCACCGGCAGCACCCTGCTGTGGATCACCGTGCTGCTCGAGCCGGGCCGTACCTTCAACCTCGTGGTGATCAATGCGCTGCGTGCCGCTGGCGATGCGCGTTATCCGGTGATGGCTGGCGCTGCGTCCATGCTGCTGGTGCTGGCCGGCGGCAGCTGGCTGCTGGGCTGGCAGTTCGGCCTGGTGGGCATCTGGCTGGCCTATGCAGCCGATGAATGGGTGCGCGGCCTGCTGATGTGGCGGCGCTGGGCCCGGCTGGACTGGGTGCCGCATGCCCGCGCCACTCACCGGCGGCTGCGCCGGCAATGA
- a CDS encoding c-type cytochrome, translating into MKPLGVALLAACAWSAQAAEGDAARGRALVASREQGLCLLCHAAPIAEQRQQGNLAPDLAGVASRLTPQQLRQRMTEPRAGSMMPVFGPTAGLQHVGERWRDKPIFDAQQLEDVLAYLQSLK; encoded by the coding sequence ATGAAGCCGTTGGGCGTCGCCTTGCTGGCGGCCTGCGCCTGGAGCGCGCAGGCGGCCGAAGGCGATGCCGCGCGCGGCCGGGCCCTGGTGGCCAGCCGTGAGCAGGGCCTGTGCCTGCTGTGCCATGCGGCGCCCATCGCCGAGCAGCGCCAGCAGGGCAATCTGGCGCCCGACCTGGCCGGCGTGGCCAGCCGATTGACGCCCCAGCAGCTGCGCCAGCGCATGACCGAGCCGCGCGCCGGATCGATGATGCCGGTCTTCGGCCCGACCGCCGGTCTGCAGCACGTGGGCGAACGCTGGCGCGACAAGCCCATCTTTGATGCGCAGCAGCTGGAAGATGTGCTGGCCTATCTTCAATCTCTGAAATGA
- a CDS encoding (2Fe-2S)-binding protein, with translation MPQLNINGALREVEAEPDTPLLWALREQMGLTGTKYGCGLAQCGACTVHIDGQATRSCVMPVSALSPKQKIVSIEGLSAQAEHPVQKAWYELDVPQCGFCQSGMIMAAAALLKTKPKPTDADIDAAITNICRCGTYNRVRAAIHLAAGQTPRKSIPIAIVDQGSQA, from the coding sequence ATGCCGCAACTGAACATCAATGGCGCGCTGCGCGAAGTCGAAGCCGAACCCGACACTCCCCTGCTGTGGGCCCTGCGCGAGCAGATGGGCCTGACCGGCACCAAGTACGGCTGCGGCCTGGCCCAATGCGGGGCCTGCACGGTCCACATCGACGGCCAGGCCACGCGCTCCTGCGTTATGCCGGTCTCGGCGCTCAGCCCCAAGCAGAAGATCGTCAGCATCGAGGGCCTGTCGGCCCAGGCCGAGCATCCGGTGCAGAAGGCCTGGTACGAGCTGGACGTGCCGCAGTGCGGCTTCTGCCAGAGCGGCATGATCATGGCCGCCGCGGCCCTGCTCAAGACCAAGCCCAAGCCCACGGACGCCGACATAGACGCGGCCATCACCAACATCTGCCGCTGCGGCACCTACAACCGGGTGCGCGCCGCCATCCACCTGGCGGCCGGCCAGACGCCGCGCAAGAGCATCCCCATCGCCATCGTCGACCAGGGGAGCCAGGCATGA